The following nucleotide sequence is from Embleya scabrispora.
GAAGTGGACGGAAGCCGGCGTGAGTGCCAGGGATCTCACCCTCGCCGCCGACGGGGTGGTGGGCACGCTCTTCCTGCCCGCACCCGGTACCCACCGACGCCCGGCCGTGGTCGTCTTCGGCGGTTCGGAAGGAGGGCCCGGTCCGGCAACCGACGGCGCACTGTTCGCCGCACACGGCTACCCGGCCCTGGCGCTCGGCTACTTCCATGCCCCGGGCCTGCCCGACAAGCTGGCGAACATTCCGCTGGAGTATTTCCGTGCCGCCGTGCGCATCCTGGCCGGCCAACCGGGCGTCGATCCCGATCGCATTCTGGCCCAGGGATACTCGCGCGGCAGCGAGGCCGCCCTGCTGCTCGCCGAGCACTACCCCGATGTCGTGCACGGCGCGATCGTGTATGCCCCGTCCGACATGGTCAACGACGGGTTCCCGGACTACAGGCAGCCCGCCTGGACCAAGGACGGCAAGGCCGTCGTCGGGGGACATATCCACCTCGACCACGTCGCCGGCCCGGTCCTGGCCATCGCCGGCGCCGACGATCGACTGTGGCCGTCGGCGAACGCGGCCCGGTCGATCGTCGAGGACCTCGATGCCCGCGGGAACCCCCACCCGCACCGGGCCCTGATCTTCCCCGGTGCCGGGCACGGCGTCGGCACCTTTCCCTATCTCGCCGCCGGCACCCGGTTTGCCCACCCGTTGACGAACGAGGTGCTCGACGATGGCGGCTCCCGGGCCGCCAACGCCGCCGCCCGAGAGCAGGGTTGGCCGCAGGTCCTCGCCCTGCTCGCGTCCCTGACCCGCTGAGCGGGGATGCACCGGGGGACGACCGACCGCTCAGCGGATACGCAGCACCAACTTGCCCGTGTTCGCCCCGGTGAACAGGCGCAGCAGGGTCTCCGGGAAGGCCGTGACGTCGCCCTCGACCACGTCCTCGCGTGCGCGGAGTCGGCCGTCCGCGAGCCACCCGGCCAGCTCCGCCGTCGCCTCCGGGTAGCGGTCGGCGTAGTCGAAGACCACCATGCCGGTCATCGACGCCCGGTTGACCAGCAGGGAGAGGTAGTTGCTCGGGCCCGGAGCGGGTTCGGTGTTGTTGTACTGGGAGATCGCGCCGCACACGATCACCCGCGCGCCCCGGGCCAGCCGGGTCAGCGCGGCGTCCAGGATCGTGCCGCCGACGTTGTCGAAGAACACGTCCACGCCGTCGGGGCAGTGCTTGCGCAGCGCGGCGGGTACGTCGTCGTTCTTGTAGTCGACGGCCGCGTCGAAGCCGAACTCCTCGGTCAGCGTGCGGCACTTGTCCGGTCCGCCGGCGATGCCCACCGCACGGCAGCCCTCGAGCTTGGCGAGCTGGCCGACCACGCTGCCCACCGCGCCGGCCGCGCCGGACACCAGCACGGTCTGTCCCGGCTGCGGGCGGCCGATGTCGAACAGGCCGAAGTAGGCGGTCAGTCCGGTGGCGCCCAGCACGCCCAGGTGGGTCTCGGGCGGGGCGATGCCCAGGTCCACCCGGCGCACCCCCTCGCCGTCGGTTTCCGCGTACTCCTGCACGCCGAACCGGCCGAACACGTGGTCGCCGACCGCGAAGTCCGGATGCCGCGAGGCGAGCACGCGGCCGATCGCGCCGGCGCGCATCACCTCGCCGATCCGCACCGGCGGGATGTACGAGCGCACGTCGTTCATCCAGCCGCGCATCGCCGGGTCGAGCGAGATGTGCGAGACCTCGACCAGGAGGCGCCCGTCGGCCGGCTCGGACACCGGTTCGGCGGTCAGCTCCCAGTCGGTGGGCGCGGGCAGGCCGGACGGGCGCGCGGCCAGCCTGATCTGACGGTTCGTGGCGGCGGGCGTGGTCATACGGGACGCAACTCCTTCGTCGTGGACGTGCCGGACGGGTGGACGAACGGGCGGGTGGACGCCGGACGGTCAGGGCACGACCAGGGAGAGCGTGTCCGCGACGCACGCCGGCTTCGCGACGCCCTCGATCTCGATGGTGTGCCGCACCGTCAGCCGCACGCCCTGTGCGGTCCGTACCGCGTCCACCAGGACGGCGTGGTCGCGGATCCGCGCGCCGACCGGCACCGGCGCCGGGAAACGCACCTTGTCCGAGCCGTAGTTGACGCCCATCCGCACCCCGCGCACGGTGAACAGGTCGGCGGCCAGGACGGGGATCAGCGACAGGGTGAGATAGCCGTGCGCGATGGTGGTGCCGAACGGGCCGTCCTTGGCCCGCTCGGGGTCGACGTGGATCCACTGGTGGTCGCCGGTCGCGTCGGCGAAGGCGTCGACGCGTTCCTGGTCGACGGTCAACCAGTCGCCGGTGCCCAGTGGTTCGCCCTTGGCCGCGAACACCTCGTCGACGTTCTCGAACACACGCATGGTGGATGCTCCTTCGGGATGGACCCGGGCCGGGGGTGGCCGGCCCGGGCGTCTCGGGGTTCGAGCGCGGTCAGCAGAGCGGCCCGCCGGCGACGTAGATCACCTGGCCGGAGACGAATCCCGCGTCCTCGCCGGTCAGGAACGCGATGGTGTTGGCGACGTCCTCGGGGCGGCCGACTCGGCGGACCGGGATCTGCTGGGCCGCGGCGTCCTGGAACGCCTCGAACTCCATGCCGACGCGGGCCGCGGTGGCCGCGGTCATGTCGGTGACGATGAAGCCCGGCGCCACCGCGTTGGCGGTCACCCCGAACTTGCCCAGCTCGAAGGCGAGGGTCTTGGTGAAGCCCTGGAGTCCGGCCTTGGCCGCCGAGTAGTTGGCCTGCCCCCGGTTGCCCAGCGCGGACGAACTGGAGAGGTTGACGATCCGGCCCCAGCCGGCGGCGGTCATGTGCGCCTGGACCGCGCGGCTCATCAGGAACGCGCCGCGCAGGTGCACGTCGATGACCGTGTCCCAGTCGCCGTCGGACATCTTGAACAGCAGGTTGTCCCGGATCACACCGGCGTTGTTGACCAGCACGGTCGGCGCGCCGAGGGTGTCGGCCACGCGCGCGACGGCGGCGTCCACCTGGTCCCCGGCGGTGACGTCGGCGCCGACCGCGAGGGCCGTGCCGCCGGCCTCGACGATCGCGGCGACGGTGTCGGCGCAGGCGGCCTCGTCCAGGTCGAGCACGGCCACGGCCCTGCCCTCGGCGGCGAGTCGGCGGGCGGTGGCCGCGCCGATGCCGCGCGCGGCGCCGGTGACGATGGCCACGCGCGAGGTGGTCGCGGTCGCGGGGGTGTTCTCGGTCATGGGTGCGGGGTCCTCCGGGTCGTCGCCGGCACGGGGCGGCCGGCGAATACGGCGCTTCCGACCGCCTCGGGAGCGACCCGCGCCCGTCCGGCCGAAGGCGCCGACCGGGCGTTGCTCACGGGTCCCGGAGCGGGGAGTAGCGGGATTCTGCTGTGCGGTAACGGTACCGACCGGTCGGTATCAAGGCTAGAGCGCGCCACGAACTCGTTCGGGTCGAACAGGCGCCGGGGGCGCGAACGTAAGGAGGCGCGGGCCGGGGGCCGGCGGGTGTCAACCGTGTCGCAGCGCCGCGAGTTCTCGGCCGAAGGCGACGACCACGCGGCCGCCCGGGGCCACGGTCAAGGCATCGACCGGGAGGGGGAACAGGAGGCGCGGGCCGATCGGGGTGTGGGTGGTCAGGTCCCACACCTGTACGGTGCCGCGCACCTTGGTCGGGGTAGTCGCGGCGGTCGCGGCGGTCTCCGTGGTCGCGCCGGTGGAGCCGCCGGCAACCACGATCGGGCGGCCGGCCAGTACGCCGGTCGCGACGGCGGAGACTTCGGCGGCCAGCGGTGCGCCGATCGGCTCGCGGGTGGCCAAGTCCCAGACCCGCACCGCCTGTCGGCTGCCGGTGACCGCGATCGGGCGGCCCTGGACGACGGCGGTGGCCACGTCCGTCACCGCGCAGGAGTGTCCGGTCAGCGGTGGGCCGAACTCGGCGCCGGTGGCCAGGTCGATCACCCGTACCGCGTGGTCCGCGTCGCCGTCCCGGACCGGCTCGGGGCCCACGATCGCCACCGGACACCCGTCCAGTTCGGCCGTCGCCACCGCCCCCACCGATCCGGTCAGCGGTTCGGCGACCGGCAGGCCCGTGGCCGGATCCCACACCCGTACGCCGGCCGAATCCCCGGTGACCGCGACGGGGCGGCCGGCCACGGTGGCCCGCGCGGCGCCCACCCACGCGGTCCGGCCGACCAGGGGCCGGCACAACTGGCGGCCGCCGTCCAGGTCGAACACCCGTACCGTGGCGCCCCAACCGGCCGTCCCGGCGACCACCACCGGCCGGCCGCCGACCAGCGCGGTCGTCACCGCGGCCACCCGTCCGTCGTGCCCCGCCAGGGGTTCGCCGAGGGATCGTTCGGGGACCAGGTCGCAGATCCAGACCCCCTCGGGCTCGCCGTCCGCCCGGCCGGTCGGCCGCGCGGGCGGGTCGGTTGCCGTCCAGGGGCCCGTCACCCAGTCCGGCCGCCAGCGCGAAGGCGGTTCGCGGTCGGCCGGGTCGGCGGGAGGGGAGGTCGCCGACGTGTCGTCGTCGATCGTCGCGAGCCAAGAGATCTCGCCCTGCGCAACGTTGGACATATCACCATTGTGCCCGCCGGTGCCCGCCACGTGCACGGTCTCCGGCGCGATGCGCCGGCCGAAAACCGGCGCCGCCGGCGGGGCGTGACGGCGACCGAACGGCGGCGCTCAGGCCCGGACCGTCAACACCACCTTGCCGTCCGTCGCGCGCGATTCCAGGGCGGCGTGCGCGGCCGCGGCCTCGGCCAACGGGAACGCGGTGATGGCCGGCACCATCGTGCCGTCGGCGGCGGCGCGCAGGGCTCGGGCGGTCAATTCCGGCCAACCGCCGGCGGGGACCATGTTCGGGCCGATCGCCCAGGTCGCGGTCAGTTGCCGCTCGATCAGGTCGCGCGTGGTGATCTCGGTCGGCTCGCCCGCGGCCCAGCCGTGGAGGAGGAACCGGCCGCCGGGGCCCAGGAGTTCGAGGGCCTGCCGGCCGAGCACGCCGCCGACGCCGTCCAGCACGACGGTGGGTTCGCGGCCGTCCGACCCGGCCCGCACCCGCTCGGGCCAGTCCGCGTCGCGGTAGTCCACCGCGATGTGGGCGCCCAGCGCACGCACCTTGACCACCTTCGCCGGTCCGCCCGCGACCCCCACCACGCGTGCCCCGGCGGCCCGCGCGGCCCGGACGAACAGGCTGCCCAGGCCGCCCGCGGCGGACATCACCAGAACCACGTCCCGGGCGTCGATCCGGGCCACCCCGAGCACACCCTGTGCGGTGGTGCCGGTGGTGATCGCCGCGACCGCCTCGGCGGCCCCCAGGCGGTCGGGGATCGCATGCACGGCGGCCAGGTCGGCGACCGCCCGCTCGGCGTACCCGCCGCCGTCGCCGAGTCGCGCCACGACCCGACGGCCCAGCCACTGCGCGGCCACCCCCGGCCCGACCGCCCCGACCACGCCGGCCACCTCGCCGCCGGGGGTGGTCGGCAACGCCGGC
It contains:
- a CDS encoding acyl-CoA thioesterase/BAAT N-terminal domain-containing protein; this encodes MRNRTCGWARVLVVLALLGAGTTECARGPGGRPVIEVDAPTALVDRAVHIRIGGLSARERVGVDLRAVDVEGEPWRGHATFRADSHGVLDLDTATPLSGTYRKPDGMGLFWSMNPRSGDPEQAYFRPPYRGKSDFDLTLTAAANGRRPVSRTLTRKWTEAGVSARDLTLAADGVVGTLFLPAPGTHRRPAVVVFGGSEGGPGPATDGALFAAHGYPALALGYFHAPGLPDKLANIPLEYFRAAVRILAGQPGVDPDRILAQGYSRGSEAALLLAEHYPDVVHGAIVYAPSDMVNDGFPDYRQPAWTKDGKAVVGGHIHLDHVAGPVLAIAGADDRLWPSANAARSIVEDLDARGNPHPHRALIFPGAGHGVGTFPYLAAGTRFAHPLTNEVLDDGGSRAANAAAREQGWPQVLALLASLTR
- a CDS encoding NADP-dependent oxidoreductase, with translation MTTPAATNRQIRLAARPSGLPAPTDWELTAEPVSEPADGRLLVEVSHISLDPAMRGWMNDVRSYIPPVRIGEVMRAGAIGRVLASRHPDFAVGDHVFGRFGVQEYAETDGEGVRRVDLGIAPPETHLGVLGATGLTAYFGLFDIGRPQPGQTVLVSGAAGAVGSVVGQLAKLEGCRAVGIAGGPDKCRTLTEEFGFDAAVDYKNDDVPAALRKHCPDGVDVFFDNVGGTILDAALTRLARGARVIVCGAISQYNNTEPAPGPSNYLSLLVNRASMTGMVVFDYADRYPEATAELAGWLADGRLRAREDVVEGDVTAFPETLLRLFTGANTGKLVLRIR
- a CDS encoding MaoC family dehydratase; translation: MRVFENVDEVFAAKGEPLGTGDWLTVDQERVDAFADATGDHQWIHVDPERAKDGPFGTTIAHGYLTLSLIPVLAADLFTVRGVRMGVNYGSDKVRFPAPVPVGARIRDHAVLVDAVRTAQGVRLTVRHTIEIEGVAKPACVADTLSLVVP
- the fabG gene encoding 3-oxoacyl-ACP reductase FabG, which encodes MTENTPATATTSRVAIVTGAARGIGAATARRLAAEGRAVAVLDLDEAACADTVAAIVEAGGTALAVGADVTAGDQVDAAVARVADTLGAPTVLVNNAGVIRDNLLFKMSDGDWDTVIDVHLRGAFLMSRAVQAHMTAAGWGRIVNLSSSSALGNRGQANYSAAKAGLQGFTKTLAFELGKFGVTANAVAPGFIVTDMTAATAARVGMEFEAFQDAAAQQIPVRRVGRPEDVANTIAFLTGEDAGFVSGQVIYVAGGPLC
- a CDS encoding WD40 repeat domain-containing protein is translated as MSNVAQGEISWLATIDDDTSATSPPADPADREPPSRWRPDWVTGPWTATDPPARPTGRADGEPEGVWICDLVPERSLGEPLAGHDGRVAAVTTALVGGRPVVVAGTAGWGATVRVFDLDGGRQLCRPLVGRTAWVGAARATVAGRPVAVTGDSAGVRVWDPATGLPVAEPLTGSVGAVATAELDGCPVAIVGPEPVRDGDADHAVRVIDLATGAEFGPPLTGHSCAVTDVATAVVQGRPIAVTGSRQAVRVWDLATREPIGAPLAAEVSAVATGVLAGRPIVVAGGSTGATTETAATAATTPTKVRGTVQVWDLTTHTPIGPRLLFPLPVDALTVAPGGRVVVAFGRELAALRHG
- a CDS encoding zinc-binding dehydrogenase; translation: MRAIRLHTFGPAENLRFEEVPDPRPGAGQVRVDVEVAGVHLIETRLRRGEAIGPHRPPALPTTPGGEVAGVVGAVGPGVAAQWLGRRVVARLGDGGGYAERAVADLAAVHAIPDRLGAAEAVAAITTGTTAQGVLGVARIDARDVVLVMSAAGGLGSLFVRAARAAGARVVGVAGGPAKVVKVRALGAHIAVDYRDADWPERVRAGSDGREPTVVLDGVGGVLGRQALELLGPGGRFLLHGWAAGEPTEITTRDLIERQLTATWAIGPNMVPAGGWPELTARALRAAADGTMVPAITAFPLAEAAAAHAALESRATDGKVVLTVRA